A segment of the Meles meles chromosome 4, mMelMel3.1 paternal haplotype, whole genome shotgun sequence genome:
ACGTCAGCGGGGCTTTGGGGTCACCACACCACGCGGCTCCCTGAAACCCCGAAGACGGCTCTGGCCCCGCTGAAACGCGAGAGGCCCGTCACTCCCTCCCCGCAGCGGCGGTCGGCGCCGGACGCAGCCCCGCGCCCCAACCGCACCCACCAGCCCGGGCCGGCCAGGGCAGCGGACCGCGGGGAGGCTCCGCCCCCAGCCCTTGCCGGAGGCGCACGGGCAGGGGCGGGGTCTGTGGCCGCACGGCCCGCCCTCAGCCCCGCCCACAGCCCCTGTGATCTCCACCCCGGTCCCCACCCCGCTCCCGTCCCACAGACCCCACACttccccccggccccgccccaggcccggccccgggTCTTCCCGCACCGTCCTGGCCACGCCCATCCCAGACCCCGCCCACTCCCCCCGCTCCACCGCTTCAGGCCCCGCCCCATCTTGCCTCACAGCTCCGCCTCGCGCCGCGCCCCGTCCCAGATTCCGCCTcaagccccgccccgccctcgcagccccgcccccgggccccgcccccgccccgcggaGCCGCAGGCGGAGCCGCGTGTGTCCCGAGCGGCCGCCGCGGTGGGCTCAGGCCCGGGGTCGCCTCCGCTGGGGTGTGGCTCCGGTCGGGCTCCGAGTGCCGGGAGCCCCGCGCACAGCGGCCTCCGGACGCGACCGCGCAGGTAAAGCTCCCGCCGCGCCCACCCGCCGCCCGGGTCGCGGGGTCGCGGGGTCGCGGGGTCTGGGGTCTGGGGTCTGGGGTCTCGGCCCCGCCCTGCAGGCCCCGCGCGCGGCGCCGCCACTCCACGCCCCAGCGCGGCCGCGCGCCCACGGCTTggctcttctcctttcccttcctgctcCGGCACAACCGAGAGGCTGGGCGCCGCCCCCGGCCGCGTGCTCGCCCCCGCGGTGACAAAGAAGGGCTCAGGGTGCCGGCGGGGCAAGCGCAGGTCCCCGACAGCCGCCGCCCCGGCCACCGCCGCCCGCCCGGCCCCGAGCGCGCCCCGCGGGTCTGCGGGTCCCGCAGCCCGCGCCCCGGAGAACCCTGCGGCCTCTTCCGATTCCGGCCCGGGGCTCGAGCGGCGGCCCCTGGCCCGGGCCGGCGGCCCCTGCTCCCCTAGGTGTGCCCTGGGTGTGTCCAGCGTTCCTGGACCCAGCCGGCGGTCAGCGCGCCGGCCCCTGCTCCTCTGGGAGGCCTTGGGAATCTCTGGAAATAAGTTAGAGACCCCCCAACCCGCTGGCCAGACGCCTCAGGGTGCCCGTGACCCCCCCCCAAGTCAGAGTGTGCCCTGGGGCTCCCTGCGGGACCGCGGCCGGCGATGCTGATGGCCGCTCTCTTTTAGAGCCAGAGAACACGGAGAACACCGCTTTCCCTCCTGTGGACCGGGGGAGTGTTGATGCCTGCCCGACGGTCACCTGCACAGTGGGGCTGCGGGAGTGAGCAGGAACGCAGGTCTGCAGCCCCCAGAGGGAGGAGCCTGCCCTCTGGCCGCAGGTGTGGTCGGCATGGGCCCCGTGGGCAAGCAGAGCCCCTCATCTCTGCCGGCCCCCGCGGGAGGGTCCTGCCTCATCCTCCTGTTCTGCCTGCGCCTGGGCGCGTCCTGCCCGCAGAGCTGCCAGTGCCCCGAGCACGCGGGGGCCGTGGCCGTCCACTGCAGCGCGAGGGGCCTGCAGGAGGTCCCCAAGGACATCCCCGCCAACGCCGTGCTCCTGAAGCTTGATGCCAACCAGCTCAGCCACGTCCCCAACGGAGCCTTCCAGCACCTGCACCAGCTGAGGGAGCTGGACTTGTCCCAGAACATCATCGAGACCATCGGCCCCGCCGCCTTCTCGGGCCTGGCCGGGGGCCTGCGGCTGCTGGACCTGTCCCGTAACCGCATCCGCAGGATTCCCAAGGACGCCCTGGGCAAGCTCAGCGCCAAGATCCGCCTTTCCCACAACCCCCTGCACTGCGAGTGTGCCCTGCAGGAGGCCCTGTGGGAGCTCAAGCTGGACCCCGAGTCCGTGGACGAGATCGCCTGCCACACGGCCGCGCAGGAGGAGTTCGTGGGGCAGCCGCTGATCCAGGCTCTGGACTCCGGGGTCAGCTTCTGCAGCACCCACCGCAGGACCACGGACGTGGCCATGCTGGTCACCATGTTCGGCTGGTTCGCCATGGTGACCACCTACGTCGTGTACTATGTGCGCCAGAACCAGGAGGACGCCAGGCGGCACCTGGAGTACCTGAAGTCCCTGCCCAGCGCCCCCGTGTCCAAGGACCCCACCGGTCCCGCGCCCTAGTGCCCGCTGGACAAAGCAGAGCAGCAGCCACCTGTCCCCCGTCACTTCCGTAGCAGGTGACGGCTGACCCACGCTTTTTGGGCCCCGAGCGGTGGGTCCTCACAGCCCCCCCCCACAGAGCCCTCCCCTGTATTGCACTGAAGTCACCGCGCCCCACGGCAAGTCCAAAACGTGACCATCGGGGCCTTGCACGGGCCAGGAAGCCAGAGCTCGGAGAAGCGGCGTTGCCCACAGCCACAGTCAGGCAGTGACCCCGTAGGGACTTGAAACCAGGCCGTCTGTCGATGACATTCCACGTCCCTTGCGCTCTGCTGGCCTCATCCGTGTGGCGCCTGGAGGGTGTGAATTGCACTCTGAGAAGCAAGGCTCCGGTCCACGCGCGTGAGGTCAGCCCGCAGACGGCGGGGTGTAGACTCGTCTGCGGAAGGCAGGGCTGACTTAGCTTGTCCCCCGGGTAGTACTTCCGGAACGCATGTGACCGCAGAACTCTTTCTGGAGCAGAGTAGTAGAGACCAGGTCTTTCTCGAGAGGTAAGTGCAAAGAGCAGTTCGAACTAACCTTTGAACAACTTTGTTTGTTCTCAGAGTGTTGCCAAGAGGAACACGTGTGCCGAGATTCCAGCCCGGGGAGGGGGGCTCCCAAACCAAGGAAACCACGGATAGAGACCTGAGAAGGGTCCAGAGTGGGTCtccggggagggagggggtgtccCTGCTCCGAGTGCCGCCGCTGTCTGTGCCTGGTCTGGGGGGAGGCCTGTCGTCCTGGGTCTGGAGCGTGCCTCCCCCTGTACTCACGGACTCGGAAAGCTGCTGCTTCTCCAGGACAGGAGGACAGCTGTTCGGCGTGTCCGGGCCGGTCAGCGGGACGCTGCCTTTCCTCCAGCAACGGGAAGTCTCTGCCTAGCTCCCTGCCCGCCTCCTCGCCTCCGTCCGTCTTCGCCTCGGCCGCCGGGAGCCTCAGAGCTAACTCACACTCCCTCCGCCGTGCCCCGTGACGCTCAGGGTACGTGTTACCTGCGCTGACGTAACGTGACCCgtcttttagtttcattttttgatgTCTTTTGTAAgagcacttatttttaaattgcttcagGTATGTGGGGGTAGCGCAAATCGGGATAAATTGCTTATGAACTGAAGGTATGTGCAGGTTCTGAGCCTCATGAAGCAGGTGCTTCGAAGGAATCACAAGAGAGGGTGGTTTGCACCCGGAGAGCGTCCCGTGACCTCAAGCGGGTCTTGAACGCGGATCCCATGGTGCCACGATCCAGAGATCCAGACCGCACGGCTGACGCCCAGAAGGCCCATCCACGCGAGGTCCTGGTTTTTCCAGTGATGCCCCCAAATGCCTCCCACAGGCTAGCACCCTGCTTCTGCGCCCACCCCCCAAGCCGGGGGTGCAGGGATGGAAGGCGGGGCCTTAGCtctggggtgggggcacctgTCCCGCTGCCTGGAAGCTCGCCATTTCCTCTGACGCCGGAATCAGCCCAGAGCCTGGGTTCCACCCCAATACGGGTTCTTCGTGGTGGGCGGGTATATGGGGAGTGGGGTGGCTCTGCGCCTTTCTGAGGACCCCGGACACACCAGGGCTGCGGGGCCCTCCTGGCCTTTCTGGGATCATCCTTCATGGGGAGGCATCCAGAGCGGACACCTCCCTCCAGGGAACCCCAGCAGGTCCCTAAACTCCAGGACCACGGAGCTCCTTCCTGCTCGTGGGAGCTCACAGCCCTGGTACGGGGGAGCCCTCTgctctctccccttttcccctccctttctctccccttgaGGGACGCCTCAGGACAACACCCCAGCCGGGCCCAGCCCCTTCCTCACTGCCGTGTGTGGGCGCATATCCCTGGATGCCCTCGCGGGCCCTACAGCCGCCTCAGCCCGCACCCCGCCTGAAAGCTGTAGAGACTGGGGGGGCGGCCAAGCTGGCCTCGTTGACAGAATCAGTGTTGACGTGTCAGGTACAGGACAAAGGGGGTTCCCGTCtgtcggggtgggggggtcacAGCCCTATGGGACACGGGTGGCCCCTGACTCTCACTGTGACCCGAATGGGGACTCTCAGAGCACTTTATACAGACACGCGGCCTGGGCTGCTGATGCCCTGGCCATGGGAGGTAACGCTTCACAGGTCAGGGGTCAGGGCAGCGTGACTTTGGGGCTTCCCATGGGGCAGAGAGCTGGAACAGCCACCCCTGCTTGGGGGTGACAgggcctcccttccttcccatggGGGTTGGTGGTGGCACTCTGGCTTCGAGGGAGACctcagggctggggggaggggaagagggccGGGGAGGGGCTGGTGGAACCCGGTGGGGGCCTGGTCGCCCAGCCCAGCTGGTCTGGTTGGGCTGCTCCCTCGGTCCCCAGTCTTTCCACCGGTGCTCCTGGTATCAAGAGCcccaaccctgaccctgaccctaggAGGGTGCCTCCTGgcaccccagcctccctcctcttTGGGTTTTGGGGTCACTCCCTCGGGTGGCCTAGCGGTAGGGATGGGCCATCCTGGCACTCAGGGGCTCTccgtgctggggtggggggggctcccAGCTCTGGTCCTGAAGCCCTTCCCAGGCCACTCCCGGGAGCTGCCTGCGGGCTGTAGGGGGCAGGATGGGCCCCCCAGGACGGCTGCGGGGCCAGGAACAGCCCCCGCGGACATGGAACAGCTTCCCTTGTTCACCCCGACCTACAGCCTGGGACCCAGGGGCCGCCTCCCCCCGCGGGGCTGCCAGTCCCCAGCTTGGCCTGCAGCGGGGCAGGGGGGACAGTTTTAAAGTGGACGTGGGTTTGGGGAAGCCTGGCCTGGATGTGTTTCCTAGTGGACAGAGGCTGCGCGTCGGAGATGAGGGGGTTCAGGGGTTAAAGGGAGGTCGGCCACAGGCACAGCCCGGggcggcttgcattcccacaggGGTCTAAGGCCTGTGTACAGGGGCTGGAGTGGGGCTGGCCCGACTGCAGAGCTCCGCCAGGGCCAGCAGAAGGCCATCGGCAAAGCCAAGCCAGGGTGCAAGGCGTGCTCTCCTGGGAGTTCTGAGGGGCACAGCGGGGCCCTGGCCATGGGCACTGGGAGCCCCTCGGTGTAGCATGCACTGGCCCTGCCCCGCTGGGTGGCTCCCGGGACTCCAGCAGCATGCTCCCCACGACGCATGTACGCGAGGCTTTGATCCTGGACGGGTCCCCTGGGGAGGAGGCGGGGCTGCTCCGGCCGTGTCCCTGGCAGAGATGGAACGTTCTGGAGTGGGGGGAGCTCCTGGCGCGAGCAGGAGCCTGGCATGGTTTCTGGGGCCATCTTTCCGCAAGCTGGGTCTCCAGTCTGACCCGCTgtcctccccactgcccctgaGCTCTCAGTAAACCTCGTTGTGCTTAAGTTCTCTGGAGTGGACTCTGTTATCGCTCCCCCGTGGCCCGCCCGACCcagatcccctcccccacccgcttCACGGCCCAACTCGCCACCTCGCAGAGCGGCCACACCCGTCAGACCCGGGAGCCCACGCGTGGAGGAGCCCTGTCGGCAGGCGGCTGCGGTGGGCCTGGGACCGGCTCGTACGGGCTCGATCCAGTCCTGGCGGCCAGTAGGTAAACCtgggggggtggagaggagcCGCTTGACACCCTGATGGCCGGGGAGGTCGCTCACGGCCATCGGTAGCCGGACTCCCCTCGCCGGCCCCAGGACACTGCGCCAGGGCGCCGCGCTCCGCTGCTGGCGGAGGGCTTTCCGTCCAGCCGCGCCCGGGCTGGTGCGAGGGTCACCTGAGGTCACCGCAGTCGGTGGTAAATCTGTGACCCCAACAGCCTGTCCACCCCAGGCCCTGCCTGTGCCCGCCCACCTTCTGCCCTGGGCTGCCCAGGCCAGGTCTCGTGTTCTGGGCCCTACCTCCTGCTCTCTGCGCTGGCCCTGCCCCATAGCTCCtggagagggggttgggggagtctCTCTGCCGCCCGCAGGAACTGCCCCTGCCCTGCGCCCTGCCATTCCCGAAGAGCTCCCTGGTGCAAGAACCAGCGCTCTGTCCCGGTCAGTGCGGTTCTCCCTGCGGGaatggtgcctttttttttttcacgtagAAACTCGTTTTTCTGtagttttaccttttctagaAGTTTCGTGTAAGTGGAATCCTTTGAACACAAAACTATTATCGCACCGAGAAATTACTGCCGCTCTCCAATGGCATTCAGCGGCCACACGTGCCTGACCGTCTAAGTTTTGGGGTTGGTTTGGGTCGGGCGCTCCATCAAGGACGGACAGCGCACCCGCCTGGCCCGGGCCGCTGGGCTCGTTGCACAGAAGGCTCCTCACCCGCCGCCTTCCCCCCCACCTCATCCCCACAGTTCCGTGGCCGTCCCGGGACCTGCCCCCATGTCTGCACTTTGCTGGGTGTCCTGCGGTGGCGTTAATTTGCTCCTCTGTCCCCCGTTCCTAGGAACCTGGTGGTTCTGTTTGCTTTTCCTGGCAAGGCCACGCCGGGGGAGGTGGTGTTCCTCCCGCGCGGGTGTGGCGTTAGCCGCCTCCACGATCAACGCCGAGGGTGGCTAACGTCCTGGGGCCACTGCCCACCGATTCTCAGCTCTGTGGTTCCTTCCCCATCTGTCAGCCGCGGCAGCCTCCCGTCACCCACTGGCTCTCGGGTGGCCGTGTTGTGTAGCAATGACAGCGTGAAAGTGCGGTTCCTTCTCAGTTTTCAAAGCAAAGCGCCGGTTCCTCAAAATGATCAGTAGTTTGGAAAGCCTCGTGATGCATGAGTTTCAACACACAGACTGGGTTTCGAACCGCTTGGCTTCCTTTCCTGGGTGAAGCTCGAATCAGCCGCCGGGCAGGCGGGACCCTCCCCATGTGGGCCAGTCTGGTGGGCTGCCCCCAGCCGGGACGGCGAGTGCTCGCCCCGCACCTCCCCCGTCCCACCCTGGGCTCAGCCGCTGCTCGGGTCATTTCTGCGTGGAAACGTTGCTAGACCCCTGTGCCCAGCGGGTCCTTGTGCCCGGGCCTGTCGGGTGGACAGAGCTGTTTGAGAGAAAGTCAGCCCTGGTTCAGACGGACGCTTCCAGCTCAAGCCGGGTGGCAAGGTCGCCCTCAATGCCTGACCCTGTGCCCCGCCCCAGCGAGcctgctctgccttcccctcctctcccctcctcgtGCAGCCACAGAGATGGCCTGCGAGGATGGAAGACGGGGCCAGGAGCTGAGGAGAGCCCGAGGGGACGCAGGCGCCtcggggagctggagaggggaaggggcagacccccccccccccccccgccggaaCCTC
Coding sequences within it:
- the LRRC3 gene encoding leucine-rich repeat-containing protein 3, with the protein product MGPVGKQSPSSLPAPAGGSCLILLFCLRLGASCPQSCQCPEHAGAVAVHCSARGLQEVPKDIPANAVLLKLDANQLSHVPNGAFQHLHQLRELDLSQNIIETIGPAAFSGLAGGLRLLDLSRNRIRRIPKDALGKLSAKIRLSHNPLHCECALQEALWELKLDPESVDEIACHTAAQEEFVGQPLIQALDSGVSFCSTHRRTTDVAMLVTMFGWFAMVTTYVVYYVRQNQEDARRHLEYLKSLPSAPVSKDPTGPAP